One stretch of Limnohabitans sp. DNA includes these proteins:
- the polA gene encoding DNA polymerase I, whose protein sequence is MSYNTPETSQPTLLLVDGSSYLYRAFHAMPDLRAVPGDPTSPATGAIRGMINMMERLRKDVPAVYAACVFDAKGPTFRDALYPAYKANRSPMPDDLRSQIEPIHELVRLMGWTVLDVPGVEADDVIATLAHVAAQQGITVTVSSGDKDLSQLVNEHITIIDTMNGRLRDVAGVTAEFGVPPSLMIDYQTLVGDTVDNVPGVAKVGPKTAAKWLMEYGSLDKLMENAHDIKGVAGENLRQAVDWLPKGRALVTMKTDCDLNGWVPDLPSLASLHLHAPDKDKLLNFYQTYGFKGLVQSLGGAMPAPAPAPAPKAKTAKPKDTGMGDLFAEASGDEPAALPELDSAVSAVQGHLKYDTVLDWAAFDAWLARIEQAPLTAIDTETTSLDAMRAEIVGISLSVTPGEAAYIPLAHNGPGAPEQLPLAEVLAKLKPWLENPARLKLGQNVKYDRHVLANHGIEVHGYAHDTMLESYVLEVHKPHGLSSLAERHVGRRGVTYEDLCGKGAHQIPFAQVDVDKAAHYSCEDSDQCLDVHLALWPQIEAHAGLKYVYDLEIQTSEALYRIERNGVLIDAPTLAAQSQALGERIVQLETEAYEIAGQPFNLASPKQMGEIFFDKLGLPVIKKTATGARSTDEEVLEKLAEDYPLPARILEHRSLSKLKGTYTDKLAQLALPRTGRVHTHYAQAVAVTGRLSSNEPNLQNIPVRTAEGRKVREAFVAPAGCVIASADYSQIELRIMAHLSDDPALLKAFHDGLDVHKATAAEVFGATPDTVSSEQRRYAKTINFGLIYGMSAFGLAKALSIDNTAAKNYITRYFERFAGVKHYMDATREQAKALGYVETVFGRRLVLPEINSPNGPRRAGAERAAINAPMQGTAADLIKLSMVAVQKALDEQGKATKVIMQVHDELVFEVPESEVEWVRTEVPRLMAGVADLKVPLLAEVGFGPNWEQAH, encoded by the coding sequence ATGAGCTACAACACCCCCGAAACATCCCAACCGACCCTCTTGCTGGTCGACGGCTCCAGCTACCTGTACCGCGCCTTCCACGCCATGCCCGACTTGCGGGCTGTGCCTGGCGACCCGACAAGCCCCGCCACAGGGGCCATTCGCGGCATGATCAACATGATGGAGCGGCTGCGCAAGGATGTGCCCGCCGTCTATGCGGCTTGCGTGTTTGACGCCAAAGGCCCGACTTTCCGGGACGCGCTGTACCCCGCGTACAAGGCCAACCGCAGCCCCATGCCCGACGATTTGCGCAGCCAAATCGAGCCGATCCACGAGTTGGTGCGCCTGATGGGCTGGACGGTGCTGGATGTGCCCGGCGTGGAAGCCGACGATGTGATCGCCACGCTGGCGCATGTGGCCGCGCAGCAGGGCATCACCGTGACCGTGTCGAGCGGCGACAAGGACTTGAGCCAATTGGTGAACGAACACATCACCATCATCGACACCATGAACGGCAGGCTACGCGATGTGGCCGGCGTGACGGCCGAGTTTGGCGTGCCGCCCTCGCTCATGATCGACTACCAGACTTTGGTGGGCGACACAGTGGACAACGTGCCCGGCGTGGCCAAGGTGGGCCCCAAGACCGCTGCCAAGTGGCTGATGGAATACGGCTCGCTCGACAAGCTGATGGAAAACGCCCACGACATCAAGGGTGTGGCCGGCGAGAACCTGCGCCAAGCGGTGGACTGGCTGCCCAAGGGCCGGGCGCTGGTGACCATGAAAACCGATTGCGACTTGAATGGCTGGGTGCCCGACTTGCCGTCGTTGGCCAGCTTGCACCTGCACGCGCCCGACAAAGACAAATTGCTGAATTTTTACCAGACCTATGGCTTCAAGGGGCTGGTGCAGTCGCTGGGCGGGGCCATGCCTGCGCCCGCACCCGCACCCGCACCCAAAGCCAAAACTGCCAAGCCCAAAGACACGGGCATGGGCGACTTGTTCGCAGAGGCTTCAGGTGACGAACCTGCGGCCTTGCCCGAGTTGGACAGCGCCGTCAGTGCCGTGCAAGGTCATTTGAAATACGACACGGTACTCGACTGGGCCGCGTTCGATGCATGGCTCGCCCGCATCGAGCAAGCGCCGCTCACGGCCATCGACACCGAAACCACTTCGCTCGACGCCATGCGAGCCGAGATCGTGGGCATTTCGCTGAGCGTCACACCCGGCGAGGCGGCCTACATTCCGCTGGCCCACAACGGACCCGGTGCGCCCGAGCAATTGCCGTTGGCCGAGGTGCTGGCCAAGCTCAAACCCTGGCTCGAAAACCCGGCCCGCCTGAAATTGGGCCAGAACGTCAAATACGACCGCCATGTGCTGGCCAACCACGGCATCGAGGTGCACGGCTATGCCCACGACACCATGCTGGAGAGCTACGTGCTCGAAGTGCACAAACCGCATGGTCTGAGTAGTCTTGCCGAGCGCCATGTGGGCCGCCGGGGCGTGACCTACGAAGACCTGTGCGGCAAGGGTGCGCACCAGATCCCGTTTGCACAGGTGGACGTGGACAAAGCCGCGCACTATTCGTGCGAAGACTCGGACCAGTGCCTGGACGTGCACTTGGCGCTGTGGCCGCAGATCGAAGCGCATGCCGGTCTGAAGTACGTTTACGACCTGGAAATCCAGACCAGCGAAGCGCTCTACCGCATCGAGCGCAACGGCGTGCTGATCGACGCGCCCACGCTGGCCGCGCAAAGCCAGGCGCTGGGCGAGCGCATCGTGCAGCTCGAAACCGAGGCCTACGAGATCGCGGGCCAGCCCTTCAATCTGGCGAGCCCCAAGCAGATGGGCGAGATCTTTTTTGACAAGCTGGGCCTGCCCGTCATCAAGAAAACCGCCACCGGCGCGCGCAGCACCGACGAAGAAGTGCTGGAAAAACTGGCCGAAGACTACCCGCTGCCCGCCCGCATTCTGGAGCACCGTAGCCTGAGTAAGCTCAAGGGCACCTACACCGACAAGCTCGCGCAGCTGGCCTTGCCGCGCACGGGCCGGGTGCACACGCACTACGCGCAGGCCGTGGCCGTGACAGGCCGCTTGTCGAGCAACGAGCCGAATCTGCAAAACATCCCGGTGCGTACCGCCGAGGGGCGCAAGGTGCGCGAGGCCTTTGTGGCCCCCGCAGGCTGTGTGATCGCCAGCGCCGACTACAGCCAGATCGAGCTGCGCATCATGGCGCACCTGAGCGACGATCCAGCCTTGCTCAAAGCCTTTCACGACGGCCTGGACGTGCACAAGGCCACCGCCGCCGAAGTGTTTGGCGCAACGCCCGACACCGTGAGCAGCGAGCAGCGCCGCTACGCCAAGACCATCAACTTTGGCCTGATCTACGGCATGAGCGCGTTCGGTCTGGCCAAGGCGCTCTCCATCGACAACACCGCAGCCAAGAACTACATCACCCGCTACTTCGAGCGTTTTGCCGGCGTCAAGCATTACATGGACGCCACCCGTGAACAGGCCAAGGCGCTGGGTTATGTCGAAACCGTGTTTGGCCGCCGCCTGGTTCTGCCCGAGATCAACAGCCCCAACGGCCCACGCCGCGCCGGGGCCGAACGCGCCGCCATCAACGCGCCCATGCAGGGCACCGCCGCCGACCTGATCAAGCTGAGCATGGTGGCGGTGCAAAAAGCGCTGGACGAACAAGGCAAGGCCACCAAAGTCATCATGCAGGTGCACGACGAACTGGTGTTCGAGGTGCCCGAATCAGAAGTGGAATGGGTGCGCACCGAGGTGCCGCGCCTGATGGCGGGCGTGGCCGACCTGAAGGTGCCGCTGCTGGCCGAAGTGGGCTTTGGGCCGAACTGGGAGCAGGCGCACTGA
- a CDS encoding helix-turn-helix transcriptional regulator, giving the protein MTLQDIGQTIARTRKRKKITQASLAASLGMSRATLSGIENGTVSEIGIRKVLSVCAALGLELVAQEKPRRPTLQQLMKEQSDA; this is encoded by the coding sequence ATGACACTCCAAGACATCGGCCAAACCATCGCCCGCACGCGCAAACGCAAAAAAATCACCCAGGCCAGCCTCGCGGCTTCTTTGGGCATGAGCCGCGCCACCTTGTCGGGCATCGAAAACGGCACCGTGTCTGAAATTGGCATCCGCAAAGTGCTTTCTGTCTGCGCCGCGCTGGGTCTGGAGTTGGTGGCCCAAGAAAAACCCCGCCGCCCCACCTTGCAACAACTCATGAAAGAGCAAAGCGATGCTTGA
- a CDS encoding type II toxin-antitoxin system HipA family toxin encodes MLDVHVASQKVGSVFKPESEPDKCHFVYEAACPAEMAVSLSMPVVREHYASANKSLHPIFDMNLPEGALAERLRLEFSKVIPRFDALALLKIVGRSQIGRLRFFLPGDSAFDVPSENLNELLAHDGTKGLFESLLSRYVVHSGISGAMPKVLVRSADLGRVTHRGATHIVKAWTPEHPRLAENEYFCMRAALHAGLEVPEFELSQGGQFLVVKRFDLTDCGYLGFEDFCVLNGKTALQKYDGSYENITRRIQDFVSSQNVRPALESFFKALALSCALKNGDAHLKNFGVLYDNAESAVRLAPIYDLVTTTAYKPADILALTLGGTKRWPNAKTLINFARTHCHMTPAHAQALLAQVAQGMQLASEEARQHMAQRTAFKKIGATMLEEWRKGLALSTQT; translated from the coding sequence ATGCTTGACGTTCATGTGGCCTCTCAAAAAGTAGGCAGTGTCTTCAAGCCCGAGTCCGAACCGGACAAATGCCACTTTGTTTATGAAGCCGCCTGCCCGGCAGAAATGGCCGTGTCGCTCAGCATGCCCGTGGTGCGCGAACACTATGCCTCGGCCAACAAATCCCTGCACCCCATCTTTGACATGAACCTGCCCGAAGGCGCACTGGCAGAGCGCCTGCGCTTGGAGTTCAGCAAAGTCATCCCCCGCTTCGATGCCCTGGCTTTGCTCAAAATCGTTGGCCGATCCCAAATTGGCCGCCTGCGTTTTTTTCTGCCGGGTGACAGCGCTTTCGATGTACCCAGCGAAAATCTGAACGAGCTGCTGGCCCACGATGGCACAAAAGGCTTGTTTGAAAGCCTGCTCAGCCGCTACGTCGTGCATTCCGGCATTTCTGGGGCCATGCCCAAAGTGCTGGTGCGCAGCGCAGACCTCGGCCGAGTCACCCATCGGGGAGCCACACACATCGTCAAGGCCTGGACACCCGAACACCCTCGCCTGGCTGAAAACGAGTATTTCTGCATGCGAGCGGCCCTGCATGCGGGGCTGGAAGTGCCCGAGTTCGAACTCTCGCAAGGCGGACAATTTTTGGTGGTCAAGCGCTTTGACCTGACCGACTGCGGCTACTTGGGTTTTGAGGATTTTTGCGTGCTCAATGGCAAAACCGCCCTCCAGAAATACGACGGCTCTTACGAAAACATCACCCGGCGTATCCAAGACTTTGTTTCATCCCAAAACGTGCGCCCGGCTCTGGAAAGCTTTTTCAAGGCACTGGCCTTGTCTTGCGCCCTGAAAAATGGCGATGCCCATCTGAAGAATTTTGGCGTGCTTTACGACAACGCCGAAAGCGCAGTCCGGCTGGCCCCGATTTACGATCTGGTGACCACCACCGCCTACAAACCTGCCGACATCCTGGCCCTGACCTTGGGCGGCACCAAACGCTGGCCCAACGCCAAAACCCTGATCAACTTTGCGCGCACCCATTGCCACATGACGCCAGCGCACGCCCAGGCCCTGCTGGCCCAAGTGGCTCAAGGCATGCAACTGGCCAGCGAAGAAGCCCGGCAGCACATGGCGCAACGCACCGCATTCAAGAAAATCGGGGCGACGATGCTGGAAGAATGGCGCAAGGGACTGGCACTTTCAACGCAGACATGA
- a CDS encoding homoserine kinase, which translates to MAVYTEVSETQANDLMQALNLGQLTALRGIEGGIENTNYFATTDQGEYVLTLFERLTHEQLPFYLFLMKHLAGRGIPVPDPAANRDGDVLHTVNGKPAAVVNKLAGKSQLQPQAVHCAAVGDMLARMHLAGADYHRSQPNLRGLPWWNETVPVVLPFVEKIQAGLLRSELAYQNHIAQGAAYAALPRGPVHADLFRDNVMFEGEQLTGVFDFYFSGEDTWLFDLAVCLNDWCTDLPSGQHDAERARALVQAYNRARPLSAAERTLLPALLRAGALRFWISRLWDYHLPREAAMLKPHDPTHFERVLLGRVHHPVCTSELF; encoded by the coding sequence ATGGCGGTCTACACCGAAGTCTCTGAAACCCAGGCCAACGACCTGATGCAAGCCCTGAATCTGGGCCAGCTCACTGCTTTGCGCGGCATCGAGGGCGGCATTGAAAACACCAACTACTTTGCGACCACCGATCAGGGTGAGTACGTGCTCACCCTGTTTGAGCGCCTGACACACGAGCAGCTGCCCTTTTACCTGTTTCTGATGAAACACTTGGCTGGGCGCGGCATCCCGGTGCCTGACCCGGCGGCCAACCGCGACGGCGATGTGCTGCACACCGTGAACGGCAAACCCGCCGCGGTGGTCAACAAGCTCGCGGGCAAGAGCCAGCTGCAACCCCAGGCCGTGCATTGCGCGGCTGTAGGCGACATGCTGGCGCGCATGCACCTGGCGGGGGCCGACTACCACCGCAGCCAGCCCAATCTGCGCGGTTTGCCATGGTGGAACGAAACCGTGCCGGTGGTACTGCCCTTTGTGGAAAAAATCCAGGCGGGCCTGTTGCGCAGCGAGCTGGCTTATCAAAACCACATCGCTCAGGGCGCAGCTTATGCCGCCCTGCCCCGGGGCCCGGTGCATGCCGACCTGTTTCGCGACAACGTCATGTTCGAAGGCGAGCAGCTGACGGGGGTTTTTGACTTTTACTTTTCAGGCGAGGACACCTGGCTGTTTGACTTGGCTGTGTGTCTGAACGACTGGTGCACCGACTTGCCCAGCGGGCAACACGACGCCGAACGTGCCCGGGCCTTGGTGCAGGCCTACAACCGCGCGCGCCCTTTGAGCGCGGCCGAGCGCACCTTGTTGCCAGCCCTTTTGCGTGCGGGGGCTTTGCGTTTTTGGATTTCGCGCCTGTGGGACTACCATCTGCCCCGCGAAGCGGCCATGCTCAAGCCGCACGACCCGACCCATTTCGAACGCGTGCTGCTGGGCCGCGTCCATCACCCTGTCTGCACTTCCGAGCTCTTTTGA
- a CDS encoding BPSS1780 family membrane protein, protein MNLQIVTASAGLKWARQGMRTFWRQPLAMSGLFFIFMITVSLISVVPFIGGALALVVLPALTLGMMAATQVASEGKFPMPSVLFVAFKAGPHRKNMLQLGGLYALIFLLVMGVSTVVDGGTFAKVYFGGAPMTPEVVTAESFQTALWVSMLFYVPLSMMFWHAPALVHWYGMPAVKSLFFSFVACWRNLKAFLVYVAVWAVIFLASGVLALLITSLLGNPQLMMATFMPMALMVAAMFFSSMLFSVRDCFATDVLDEAAPEPIN, encoded by the coding sequence ATGAACCTGCAAATTGTTACCGCCAGCGCTGGCCTGAAATGGGCCCGTCAAGGCATGCGCACCTTCTGGCGTCAGCCGCTGGCCATGTCGGGGCTGTTTTTCATCTTCATGATCACCGTGTCGCTGATCTCGGTGGTGCCGTTCATCGGCGGCGCGTTGGCCTTGGTGGTGCTGCCCGCGCTCACACTGGGCATGATGGCGGCCACACAAGTGGCCTCTGAGGGCAAATTCCCCATGCCCAGCGTGCTGTTTGTGGCATTCAAGGCGGGGCCGCACCGCAAAAACATGCTCCAGCTGGGCGGACTGTACGCACTCATTTTCTTGCTGGTGATGGGCGTGTCGACGGTGGTCGATGGGGGCACTTTTGCCAAGGTCTACTTTGGCGGCGCACCCATGACACCCGAAGTGGTCACCGCCGAATCGTTCCAGACCGCCTTGTGGGTGTCGATGCTTTTTTATGTGCCGTTGTCGATGATGTTCTGGCATGCGCCAGCGCTGGTGCACTGGTACGGCATGCCTGCTGTCAAAAGCCTGTTTTTCAGCTTTGTGGCCTGCTGGCGCAACCTCAAGGCATTCCTGGTTTACGTGGCGGTTTGGGCCGTGATTTTCTTGGCCTCGGGCGTGCTGGCCTTGTTGATCACCAGCCTGCTGGGCAACCCCCAGCTGATGATGGCCACCTTCATGCCCATGGCCCTGATGGTGGCGGCCATGTTCTTCAGCTCGATGTTGTTTTCGGTGCGCGACTGCTTTGCCACCGACGTGCTGGACGAAGCGGCACCCGAGCCGATCAACTGA
- a CDS encoding peptidylprolyl isomerase, with protein sequence MKITQDTVVTMHHKVVNAQGQLLDKTQEPTAYLHGGYDNTSPKIEQALEGQEVGFSTTLKLAPADAFGERDESLVQTIPKSEFPPGVKVGGQLRGRSAQGQEQVFNVVKIKGDKVILDANHPWAGQHLTLTLKVLEVRAASADEVTHRHAHGAHGHHH encoded by the coding sequence ATGAAAATCACCCAAGACACCGTTGTCACCATGCACCACAAAGTGGTGAACGCCCAAGGACAGTTGCTCGACAAGACACAAGAGCCCACCGCTTATCTGCATGGGGGCTACGACAACACTTCCCCCAAAATTGAACAAGCGCTGGAAGGCCAAGAAGTGGGCTTCAGCACCACGCTCAAGCTGGCCCCGGCCGACGCCTTTGGTGAGCGCGACGAGAGCCTGGTTCAGACCATCCCCAAAAGCGAATTTCCACCGGGTGTGAAGGTGGGTGGGCAGCTGCGCGGGCGCTCTGCACAGGGGCAGGAGCAGGTCTTCAATGTGGTGAAGATCAAGGGTGACAAGGTGATTCTGGACGCCAACCACCCCTGGGCAGGTCAACACCTGACGCTGACGCTCAAGGTGCTGGAGGTGCGCGCCGCCAGCGCCGATGAGGTGACGCACCGCCATGCGCACGGTGCGCACGGCCACCACCACTGA
- a CDS encoding UvrD-helicase domain-containing protein yields MLSDPPSNTSSALLAQLNVEQHRAVALPPEHALILAGAGSGKTRVLTTRIAWLLQTSQVSPGGILAVTFTNKAAKEMKLRLQSMLPVNVNAMWIGTFHGLCNRFLRAHHQLAGLPQTFQILDTQDQLSAIKRLCKQFNVDEDRFPPKQVQYFISGCKEDGQRPGDVPVRDDETRRKVELYQLYEEQCLREGVVDFGELMLRSYELLRDNVHVREHYRRRFRHILVDEFQDTNKLQYAWLKQLAGLPGEGGQASSGGAILAVGDDDQSIYAFRGARVGNMADFVREFQVQHQIKLEQNYRSFSNILDSANHLISHNKTRLGKTLRTDQGAGEPVRVVESPSDFAEAQWLVEELRQLVKQDGFERKEVALLYRSNAQSRVLETALFNAGFPYRVYGGLRFFERAEIKHALAYLRLMENPNDDTSFLRVVNFPPRGIGARSIEQLQDAARAAGCSLHDAVSATTGKAGANLAAFVAMVDVLREQTEGMTLREIIDWVLDKTGLVNHYRAEKEGADRVENLEELVNAAESFVTQEGFGRSAVAMPPALSQSPASQGLSAAPTSDLGTIDEFSEDGVIMSPLAAFLTHASLEAGDNQAQAGEDAVQLMTVHASKGLEFDAVFITGLEEGLFPHENAMNDFDGLEEERRLMYVAITRARQRLYLSHSQTRMLHGQTRYNLKSRFLEELPDECLKWVTPKSAGFSNLGSAGGGSGHGAGASGGGWPQTPAFNRHVRPAWGQSSLSTETYKSPPVPVQKAEPEHGISAGKNVFHAKFGEGRVLAVEGVGTDARAQVNFPRHGIKWLALSVAKLTVV; encoded by the coding sequence ATGCTGTCAGACCCCCCATCGAACACTTCCTCTGCGCTGCTGGCCCAATTGAACGTCGAGCAGCACCGTGCGGTGGCCCTGCCGCCCGAGCATGCGCTGATCCTGGCGGGGGCGGGGTCTGGCAAAACCCGGGTGCTGACCACGCGCATCGCCTGGCTCTTGCAAACCTCGCAGGTTTCGCCCGGCGGCATTTTGGCGGTGACTTTCACCAACAAGGCCGCCAAAGAGATGAAGCTGCGCTTGCAGTCCATGCTGCCGGTGAATGTGAACGCCATGTGGATCGGTACCTTCCACGGGCTGTGCAACCGGTTTTTGCGGGCGCATCACCAATTGGCAGGTTTGCCGCAGACTTTTCAAATTCTGGACACGCAAGACCAGCTGTCGGCCATCAAGCGGCTGTGCAAGCAGTTCAATGTGGACGAAGACCGCTTTCCGCCCAAGCAAGTGCAGTATTTCATCTCGGGCTGCAAGGAAGACGGCCAGCGCCCCGGTGACGTGCCGGTGCGCGACGACGAAACCCGCCGCAAGGTGGAGCTGTACCAACTCTACGAAGAACAATGCCTGCGCGAAGGCGTGGTGGATTTTGGCGAGCTGATGCTGCGCTCGTATGAGTTGCTGCGTGACAACGTGCATGTGCGTGAACATTACCGCCGCCGGTTCCGTCACATTTTGGTGGACGAGTTTCAGGACACCAACAAGCTGCAATACGCCTGGCTCAAGCAGCTGGCGGGTTTGCCGGGTGAGGGCGGACAAGCATCAAGCGGTGGCGCCATCTTGGCCGTGGGCGACGACGACCAGAGCATCTACGCCTTTCGGGGTGCCCGCGTGGGCAACATGGCCGACTTTGTGCGCGAGTTTCAGGTGCAGCACCAAATCAAGCTGGAGCAAAACTACCGCAGCTTCAGCAACATCCTCGACTCGGCCAACCACCTGATCAGCCACAACAAGACCCGTTTGGGCAAAACCCTTCGCACAGACCAAGGCGCGGGTGAGCCGGTGCGGGTGGTGGAGTCGCCGTCTGACTTTGCCGAGGCGCAATGGCTGGTGGAAGAGCTGCGCCAATTGGTCAAGCAAGACGGTTTTGAACGCAAAGAAGTGGCCCTGCTGTACCGCAGCAACGCGCAAAGCCGTGTGCTCGAAACCGCACTGTTCAACGCCGGGTTTCCGTACCGCGTGTACGGCGGCTTGCGCTTTTTTGAGCGCGCCGAGATCAAGCACGCGCTGGCTTATTTGCGCCTGATGGAGAACCCCAACGACGACACCAGCTTTTTGCGGGTGGTCAACTTTCCGCCACGCGGCATTGGGGCGCGCAGCATCGAACAATTGCAAGACGCGGCGCGTGCCGCTGGCTGCTCGCTGCACGATGCGGTGAGCGCCACCACCGGCAAGGCCGGTGCCAATCTGGCCGCCTTTGTGGCCATGGTCGATGTGCTGCGTGAGCAGACCGAGGGCATGACCTTGCGCGAGATCATCGATTGGGTGCTGGACAAAACCGGCTTGGTCAACCATTACCGCGCTGAAAAAGAAGGCGCGGACCGGGTGGAGAACTTGGAAGAACTGGTCAACGCGGCCGAGAGCTTTGTCACCCAAGAAGGCTTTGGCCGCAGCGCGGTGGCCATGCCGCCAGCTTTGTCGCAAAGCCCAGCAAGCCAGGGTTTGAGCGCTGCGCCAACATCAGACCTGGGCACGATCGACGAGTTCAGCGAAGACGGCGTGATCATGAGCCCCTTGGCGGCATTCCTGACCCACGCTTCGCTGGAGGCGGGCGACAACCAGGCGCAGGCCGGTGAAGACGCGGTGCAGCTCATGACGGTGCACGCCAGCAAGGGCTTGGAGTTTGACGCGGTGTTCATCACCGGGCTGGAGGAAGGCCTGTTTCCGCACGAAAACGCGATGAACGACTTTGACGGCCTGGAGGAAGAGCGCCGCCTGATGTATGTGGCCATCACCCGCGCCCGCCAGCGGCTGTACCTGAGCCATTCGCAAACCCGCATGCTGCACGGCCAGACCCGCTACAACCTGAAAAGCCGCTTTCTGGAAGAGCTGCCCGACGAGTGCCTGAAGTGGGTGACGCCCAAAAGTGCCGGGTTTTCGAACCTGGGCAGCGCGGGCGGTGGGAGCGGCCATGGCGCTGGGGCTTCGGGTGGCGGCTGGCCGCAAACCCCGGCCTTCAACCGCCACGTCCGTCCTGCCTGGGGTCAAAGCAGCCTGAGCACCGAGACCTACAAAAGCCCGCCCGTGCCGGTGCAAAAAGCCGAACCCGAGCACGGCATCAGCGCAGGCAAAAATGTGTTTCACGCCAAGTTTGGCGAGGGCAGAGTCTTGGCGGTTGAGGGCGTGGGCACCGATGCCCGCGCCCAGGTCAACTTCCCGCGCCATGGCATCAAATGGCTGGCGCTGAGCGTGGCCAAACTCACCGTGGTTTAA
- a CDS encoding GMP reductase, with amino-acid sequence MEIFDYDNILLLPRKCRVESRSECDASVTLGSRTFRLPVVPANMKTVVDESICLWMAQNNYFYVMHRFDLDNVQFVRDMHGKGVYASISLGVKAPDRATVDQLAAENLVPEYITIDIAHGHADSVRDMIRYIKGKLPTSFVIAGNVATPEAVIDLENWGADATKVGVGPGKVCITKLKTGFGTGGWQLSALKWCARVATKPIIADGGIRSHGDIAKSIRFGASMVMIGSLFAGHEESPGKTVEVDGEMCKEYYGSASDFNKGEYKHVEGKRILEPIKGKLANTLIEMEQDVQSSISYSGGAKLMDIRKVNYVILGGDNAGEHLLM; translated from the coding sequence ATGGAAATTTTTGACTACGACAACATCTTGTTGCTGCCACGCAAGTGCCGCGTGGAAAGCCGTTCTGAGTGCGACGCCAGCGTCACATTGGGCAGCCGCACCTTCCGCCTGCCGGTGGTGCCCGCCAACATGAAGACCGTGGTGGACGAGTCCATCTGCTTGTGGATGGCGCAAAACAACTACTTTTACGTCATGCACCGCTTTGACTTGGACAACGTCCAGTTTGTGCGCGACATGCACGGCAAGGGCGTTTACGCCTCGATCTCGCTGGGCGTCAAAGCCCCCGACCGTGCCACGGTGGACCAGCTGGCAGCTGAAAACCTGGTGCCCGAGTACATCACCATCGACATCGCCCATGGCCACGCCGACAGCGTGCGCGACATGATTCGCTACATCAAAGGCAAGCTGCCCACCAGCTTTGTGATCGCAGGCAACGTGGCCACGCCCGAAGCCGTGATCGACCTGGAAAACTGGGGCGCGGACGCGACCAAAGTGGGCGTGGGCCCCGGCAAGGTCTGTATCACCAAACTCAAGACCGGTTTTGGCACCGGCGGCTGGCAGTTGTCGGCGCTCAAGTGGTGCGCCCGCGTGGCCACCAAGCCCATCATTGCCGACGGCGGCATCCGCAGCCACGGCGACATCGCCAAAAGCATCCGCTTTGGCGCGAGCATGGTGATGATCGGCTCCTTGTTTGCGGGCCACGAAGAGTCGCCTGGCAAAACGGTAGAGGTCGATGGCGAGATGTGCAAGGAGTACTACGGCTCGGCCAGCGACTTCAACAAGGGCGAATACAAGCACGTTGAAGGCAAGCGCATTCTGGAGCCGATCAAGGGCAAGCTGGCCAACACCCTGATTGAAATGGAGCAAGACGTGCAAAGCTCCATCAGCTATTCAGGCGGTGCCAAGCTGATGGACATCCGCAAGGTGAACTATGTGATCCTGGGCGGGGACAACGCGGGAGAACACCTGCTGATGTAA
- a CDS encoding site-2 protease family protein, with amino-acid sequence MSDLVQTVLIYALPVIFAITLHEAAHGYAALRLGDNTASVLGRVTLNPFPHIDLVGTILLPLLLYFSTSGAFLFGYAKPVPVRFDRLRHPKRDMVWVALAGPGANLFQALLWGVLFYVLSGSGVTERFFIEMCKAGMLTNVVMFVFNLFPLPPLDGGRILVGVLPWRQAVLVSRVEPWGFFIVMGLVLTGLISAWWMQPLMGLTFDFLKLTLSPLAAVLR; translated from the coding sequence ATGTCTGACCTCGTCCAAACCGTTTTGATTTACGCCCTGCCGGTGATCTTCGCGATCACCTTGCACGAGGCCGCCCACGGCTACGCCGCGCTGCGCCTGGGCGACAACACCGCCTCGGTGTTGGGGCGCGTCACCCTCAACCCTTTTCCCCACATCGATCTGGTGGGCACCATCTTGCTGCCGCTGCTGCTGTACTTCAGCACCAGCGGCGCGTTTTTGTTCGGTTACGCCAAGCCCGTGCCGGTGCGCTTTGACCGGCTTCGCCACCCCAAACGCGACATGGTCTGGGTGGCTTTGGCAGGCCCCGGGGCCAACCTGTTTCAAGCCCTGCTGTGGGGGGTGTTGTTTTATGTGCTGAGTGGCAGCGGCGTCACCGAGCGCTTTTTCATCGAGATGTGCAAAGCCGGCATGCTGACCAATGTGGTCATGTTCGTCTTCAACCTGTTTCCACTGCCCCCGCTGGACGGCGGGCGCATCCTGGTGGGCGTGCTGCCCTGGCGTCAGGCGGTGCTGGTGTCCCGTGTGGAGCCCTGGGGCTTTTTCATCGTGATGGGTTTGGTGCTCACCGGCCTCATCAGTGCCTGGTGGATGCAGCCCCTGATGGGCCTGACCTTTGACTTTCTGAAACTCACCCTCAGCCCTCTGGCCGCTGTGTTGCGCTGA